Genomic segment of Falsibacillus albus:
GATATAGCCGATCAGCAATTCGTATTGCTTCAATCGATAGTAGGTGATCACAACTTTTTTTCGATCTTCCATCGCCTGGGCCGCAATCTCATTCATTTCTTCCAGCTGCTGTTCATCCAGCTCCACCTTTTCTTTAAAGGAATCTTCTTTCGCCCAATCGCGCAGCATTTTCACATGTTCAGGAAGCATCATCGATGTCC
This window contains:
- a CDS encoding YolD-like family protein; its protein translation is MIRDRGRIKWTSMMLPEHVKMLRDWAKEDSFKEKVELDEQQLEEMNEIAAQAMEDRKKVVITYYRLKQYELLIGYIHYYDALQKRLHVVDTFDDPQYVSMENIVDIRFHD